From Bufo gargarizans isolate SCDJY-AF-19 chromosome 10, ASM1485885v1, whole genome shotgun sequence, the proteins below share one genomic window:
- the PDE3B gene encoding cGMP-inhibited 3',5'-cyclic phosphodiesterase B → MKMILWDWDFKQWYKPQYQNAGGGSGVDLSVLNEARNMVSELLVDPSLSPQVVSSLRSINSLMGAFSGSCRPKVNPFTPFPGFYPCAEVDDAMDRGERKFHKGLNSRSSLPTPQLRRSSGASSLPPMELSASRWERSNGKRSHQDYSASSHGSYPNGPFSANLLTIPKQRSSSVTLTPHLGSRRAGTSPSLSPVNSPSHSSAFSRSPVEFPDTADFLTKPSVTLHKSVGHPSGSQDSPFRPSTSHTCHSCDHKIFKSTSNSESPDGGAKPCAESPLRRSGENSSVQADPLHLPDRTQEKRLQGDRKTLTEDDEEPPGPARSDRQSEIEEESALDLLIEDQDELLQKMDNWNFPIFDLMEKTGGKCGRILSQVSFTLFHDTRLFEIFKIPERKFRNFFQALESGYRDIPYHNRTHATDVLHAVWFLTTRPIPGFQELSSDEAESDCGVSHTYLSSRSCQITDDSYGCLAANIPALELMALYVAAAMHDYDHPGRTNAFLVATNAPQAVLYNDRSVLENHHAAAAWNLFLSQADYNFLTYLDHVQFKRFRFLVIEAILATDLKKHFDFLAEFNAKVNDVNSNGIDWSNENDRLLVCQVCIKLADINGPAKTRELHLKWTEGIVNEFYEQGDEEATLGLPISPFMDRSSPQLAKLQESFITHIVGPLCNSYDAASLLPGKWLDEDDEGTESDDDDDEEEEEDGDDLDTEDEEVEEIGRKLKRRKGRRMFSAIMHHLRENHKAWKKVIEEEEKAKADGGKAQQSEGSSMSPSDEIQVIEEADEDEERMSAEEGLRTVRHDCDASPT, encoded by the exons ATGAAG ATGATTCTCTGGGACTGGGACTTTAAACAGTGGTACAAACCCCAATACCAG AACGCTGGTGGTGGGAGCGGCGTGGACCTGTCTGTGCTGAACGAGGCGCGCAACATGGTGTCGGAGCTGCTGGTGGACCCGTCCCTGTCCCCGCAGGTGGTGTCCTCGCTCCGCAGCATTAACAGCCTCATGGGGGCGTTCTCGGGCTCCTGCAGACCCAAAGTCAACCCCTTCACCCCCTTCCCCGGATTCTACCCCTGCGCGGAGGTGGACGACGCCATGGACAGAGGCGAGCGCAAGTTCCACAAG GGGCTGAACAGCCGCAGCAGCCTACCCACCCCTCAGCTTCGCCGCAGCTCCGGGGCTTCTAGTCTGCCGCCCATGGAGCTGTCGGCTTCCAGGTGGGAGAGAAGTAACGGGAAGAGATCTCATCAGGATTACAGCGCCTCCAG tcATGGATCTTATCCGAATGGGCCCTTCAGTGCCAACCTGCTGACAATACCAAAGCAGAGGTCGTCGTCTGTGACTCTGACCCCCCACCTGGGCTCCAGGAGAGCTG GTacttctcccagtctgagcccagTGAACTCGCCCAGTCACAGTTCTGCGTTCAGCCGCTCGCCTGTTGAGTTCCCAGACACCGCTGATTTCCTCACAAAACCAAGTGTTACGTTACATAAATCTGTGGGTCACCCGTCAGGTTCTCAGGACTCCCCATTCCGACCATCCACAAGCCATACGTGTCACAG TTGTGATCACAAGATTTTTAAATCTACTTCAAACTCAGAATCACCGGACGGCGGCGCAAAACCCTGTGCGGAGAGTCCTCTGCGGAGATCAG GTGAAAATTCCAGCGTCCAGGCTGATCCTTTGCACTTACCGGACAGGACGCAGGAAAAACGACTGCAGGGCGACCGCAAGACACTGACTGAGGACGACGAGGAACCACCAGGACCAGCACGCTCCGACCGACAGTCAGAG ATCGAGGAGGAGTCGGCTCTGGATTTGCTGATCGAGGATCAGGACGAGTTGTTGCAGAAAATGGATAATTGGAATTTTCCGATCTTTGATCTTATGGAGAAGACGGGAGGAAAATGTGGGCGGATCCTGAGTCAG GTCTCCTTCACCTTGTTCCATGATACGCGTTTGTTTGAAATCTTCAAAATTCCTGAACgaaaattcagaaatttcttccAGGCCTTAGAGAGCGGCTACCGGGACATTCCAT ACCATAATCGTACTCACGCCACGGACGTCCTGCATGCGGTCTGGTTTCTCACCACGCGGCCGATCCCTGGTTTCCAGGAGTTGTCCAGCGATGAGGCAG AATCGGACTGTGGTGTCAGTCACACATACTTGTCCTCGAGAAGTTGTCAGATCACAGATGACAGTTATGGCTGCTTGGCGGCGAACATCCCGGCCCTGGAGCTGATGGCTCTGTACGTGGCGGCTGCTATGCACGATTATGACCACCCTGGTCGCACAAATGCCTTTCTCGTGGCCACGAATGCACCACAG GCCGTTCTGTATAACGACAGATCCGTTCTGGAGAACCACCACGCCGCCGCCGCCTGGAACCTCTTCCTCTCGCAGGCGGATTACAACTTCCTGACGTATCTGGACCACGTGCAGTTCAAGAGGTTCCGATTCCTGGTGATCGAGGCGATCCTCGCCACCGACCTCAAAAAACACTTTGATTTTCTGGCCGAGTTCAATGCCAAG GTGAACGATGTGAATAGTAACGGCATAGACTGGAGTAATGAGAACGACCGGCTCCTGGTCTGCCAAGTGTGCATCAAGCTGGCGGACATTAACGGCCCGGCAAAAACCCGCGAGCTGCACCTGAAGTGGACGGAAGGCATCGTCAATGAGTTCTATGAACAG GGGGATGAGGAGGCGACTCTGGGATTACCCATCAGCCCCTTCATGGACCGCTCCTCCCCACAGCTCGCCAAGCTCCAGGAGTCCTTCATCACACACATTGTGGGGCCCCTGTGTAACTCCTACGATGCCGCCAGCCTGCTCCCCGGGAAGTGGCTAGACGAGGATGACGAGGGGACGgagagtgatgatgatgatgatgaagaggaggaggaagatggcgACGACCTGGACACAGAGGatgaagaagtggaagagatcGGACGGA AGCTGAAAAGAAGGAAGGGGCGGCGGATGTTCAGCGCCATCATGCATCACCTGCGGGAGAACCACAAGGCGTGGAAGAAGGTtatagaggaagaggagaaagCCAAGGCGGACGGTGGCAAAGCACAGCAGAGCGAGGGCTCCTCGATGTCTCCTTCAGACGAGATCCAGGTGATCGAGGAGGCGGATGAAGACGAGGAGCGGATGTCTGCCGAGGAAGGGCTGAGAACTGTCCGCCATGACTGTGATGCTTCACCTACCTAG